Proteins encoded by one window of Myxococcus guangdongensis:
- a CDS encoding DUF3341 domain-containing protein, protein MSAPVLIGYFEKEEQVLEATRAVREAGHDLRDVYTPYAVHGLDDAMGLKPSRLTWVCFVGGLTGCTLALSLQLYTSVVSWPLNVGGKPFNSLPAFIPVTFELTVLFAALSTVAAFLVRAKLFPGNKRPTLPRVTDDRFAIVVAPRQTPESLEAAEDLMRRHGAVATDVREVPS, encoded by the coding sequence ATGAGTGCCCCGGTTCTCATCGGTTACTTCGAGAAGGAGGAGCAGGTCCTGGAGGCCACCCGCGCCGTGCGCGAGGCGGGCCATGACCTGCGGGACGTGTACACGCCTTATGCGGTGCACGGTCTGGATGACGCGATGGGGCTCAAGCCCAGCCGGCTCACGTGGGTGTGCTTCGTCGGAGGGCTGACGGGGTGCACGTTGGCGCTGTCGCTCCAGCTCTACACCAGCGTGGTGAGCTGGCCGCTGAACGTGGGTGGCAAGCCGTTCAACTCGCTCCCCGCGTTCATCCCGGTGACGTTCGAGTTGACGGTGCTGTTCGCCGCGCTGTCGACGGTGGCGGCGTTCCTGGTGCGGGCGAAGCTGTTCCCGGGGAACAAGCGGCCGACGTTGCCCCGGGTGACGGATGACCGGTTCGCCATCGTCGTGGCGCCGCGTCAGACGCCGGAGTCGCTGGAGGCGGCGGAGGATTTGATGCGACGCCACGGCGCGGTGGCCACGGATGTGAGGGAGGTGCCGTCGTGA